From Candidatus Woesearchaeota archaeon, a single genomic window includes:
- a CDS encoding tRNA (N(6)-L-threonylcarbamoyladenosine(37)-C(2))-methylthiotransferase, with the protein MTLICIKTYGCAHNIADSEVMAQFLSDAGFSVTFEDDKNADLIVYNTCTVKNPTDDKFFTQLQRATKSVVITGCIPQSQKNENWLKNHVAVGVDRLDKIVEAVKAKLAGQIVQFLESSSFPPTRNFLPTNRQNHFIAIIPLLQGCLGNCTYCKTKAARGNLKSYAPEDIIKQIRLAKNAGVKEMWLVSEDNGAYGLDTNTTLPNLLREIIKFESKEEDATTNQIFPAFRIRLGMLNPQYAFKYKDELAEIMQHPVFYKFLHIPVQCASNKVLKEMNRPYTIEQFTKALLTIRQAIPNFTFATDIIAGYPTETTDDFQETMKLLEQENFAILNISKFYPRPKTPAANLKLLPTKEVKRRSKAVSDWFSEQNNNEHYVGKIVRALFTNRGKNNSFLGRTKNYKQVVVQTDKDILGTMQKVKITGTTRDDLKGDLV; encoded by the coding sequence ATGACGCTTATTTGTATCAAGACGTATGGTTGCGCACATAACATCGCCGATAGTGAAGTAATGGCACAATTCTTATCAGATGCGGGTTTTTCAGTTACGTTTGAGGATGATAAAAACGCAGACCTTATCGTGTACAACACCTGCACAGTCAAAAATCCCACTGATGATAAATTTTTCACGCAACTGCAGCGCGCAACAAAATCCGTAGTTATCACTGGCTGTATTCCGCAGTCACAAAAAAATGAAAACTGGCTCAAAAATCATGTCGCTGTTGGTGTTGATAGGCTTGATAAAATTGTTGAGGCAGTCAAAGCAAAACTTGCAGGTCAAATCGTGCAATTTTTAGAATCATCTTCGTTTCCTCCGACAAGAAACTTTCTGCCAACCAATCGTCAAAATCATTTCATCGCCATTATTCCTCTCTTGCAGGGTTGTTTAGGGAATTGTACATATTGTAAAACGAAAGCTGCTCGCGGCAATCTCAAAAGTTACGCTCCAGAAGACATTATTAAACAAATAAGGCTAGCAAAAAACGCAGGCGTTAAAGAAATGTGGCTCGTAAGTGAAGATAATGGCGCGTATGGTCTTGACACCAACACGACATTGCCAAATTTGTTGCGCGAAATTATAAAGTTTGAAAGCAAAGAAGAAGACGCTACCACTAACCAAATTTTTCCTGCCTTTCGTATCCGTCTGGGTATGTTAAATCCGCAATACGCATTCAAATATAAAGATGAACTTGCAGAAATTATGCAGCATCCTGTATTCTATAAATTTCTTCATATTCCTGTACAATGCGCTAGCAACAAAGTCCTTAAAGAAATGAATCGACCTTATACTATTGAGCAATTTACAAAAGCTCTTTTAACTATTCGCCAAGCTATTCCCAACTTCACGTTTGCAACAGACATCATCGCTGGTTATCCGACTGAAACTACTGATGACTTTCAAGAAACCATGAAACTTCTAGAGCAAGAAAACTTTGCAATACTTAATATCTCAAAATTTTATCCGCGTCCAAAAACGCCCGCAGCGAATCTAAAACTGTTACCAACTAAGGAAGTAAAGAGGAGAAGTAAAGCAGTTTCTGATTGGTTTAGTGAACAAAATAACAACGAGCACTATGTTGGGAAAATAGTTCGGGCACTTTTCACAAATCGTGGTAAAAATAATTCGTTTCTAGGCAGAACAAAAAATTATAAACAAGTTGTGGTGCAAACAGACAAAGATATTTTGGGCACCATGCAAAAAGTAAAAATCACCGGCACAACAAGGGATGACTTAAAAGGAGATTTAGTGTAA